ctatttataaaattacaattttccTTACTTTTTATCATGTGGTCGCATATGATTTCTTTCAGCTCGTTTTAtgtaagaccgtctcaccatgagacggacTCATATAATTAGCCTATATCTTTAATTGAATCTTTTTAGATCGTAAGTGATtgttaaggttataagtaatcactctaagactataaaaagtgaatattttaaaattgtaagtgattattttaacgttataagtgacTACTTTgagataaaaagtaaatattggaCCAgtccaatagagatggtctcaccatTATTacaccgtctcatttaaaaattagtgattttcttttcttttttcttaaaattagtgCATCACAAAATAAGACATTTCATTAGAATagaaagaattaaaatatttaaatatacttATACATTAAATGCATTAAGTCTtatataaaaattcaaaaattttaatatctaagtgctacaaaattctaacagagcattaaaataaaaattaccatagtaataaaaataaaaaaaatcagtaaaTATTAGTTAAAcacaattatgtaattaagaagaaaaaaaaaatcttttcctaccttttgagtttttttgaaaatatatttttttgaatttgagttTTTGTACGGATTCTCACAATGAGACAGTCTTATGTAAAATTTGCTCAATTAATACTACTAATTTTGAAGAGATCAACTATAGAAATATAGACTAAAAGTATACGGActctctcttgagagactgtTTTTTCTAAAGACAAATCTCAAAAAACCAGCTCAttatgttaattaaaaaaaataactgacGCGCACGTGTAAgtgtaatgtgaaaagtcatacaatatatttgaagtttataacaacatttatttggggttgtaacataatatatttagttttatgGTTatgacataatatatatatatatatatatatatatatatatatatatatatatatatatatatatatatatatttatatatatatttatatatatatatatatatatatatatatatatatatatatatatatatatatatatatatatatatatatatatatatatatatatatatatatatatatatatatatatataaggttataacataatatatatgaggttataacaacataaatttgtggttataacatattatatttgggattataacataatataaagtTCGGTATATAATGGTCTGTGGTTGAaggtatagtatttttataacaccaaatatattattttatattctatTTTAGACGCGCGcgtcaatttatttttaaaaaaattaatataaattagattTGGGTTGGGTTTTTGAGAGCCGTCTTTACAAAAAGTGGtctcaaataaattattgaaaTGTATAAACTCTTTTTATGATAAGACGACTTTAAAAACCCGGGTTTGTACTTTTCACTTATGTTACCGAAGATCAGATTTTTGTTTACATATTTAGACCCATTTTTGGGCCCATATGTTATAAAATCCTCGTCTAAATAGAAAATGCTAAATGGGCCCATTTTCGGTTTCAGATGAAGCTTCCTCCTCGCCTTACAATTTGATGACACCCGTTCGTAAGGTCAATTTAAGGGAAACTAGCAAACTACATGCTCTATGCGAATTGTAAGGTAAATCATACACTTTTTTTAAAGTTAGGTTCGGATGTTAATTTAGTATATTAATTGTTTAACAAATAAACTATATAATTTCTTTACATAATTGGAAATTAGTATTCACTTTAAACATATGTTATAATCAAATACtcttattactttaattttattgaaatttatTCTTATTGAATTAAGCGTCAAATCTCCTAGTCATGAAGATGAAATTGATCACATTATTGAACATGTTATGTTATGTGCGTTGGAGAAGGAGGATGCGGAAGAGATGAGCTGTGAAGAATTGAGATTTTGATTACTACATGATTAGTGATCAATGTGGAACAAATGAAGTGCTTTGGGCAAAGCATAGAAAGCTTTAATCATGAATATAAGAGGCTTCACTAAGGTGCTAAAGCATGGCTTGAACGAGACAAGTCATGAAGAAAGGTTGCCATGAATGAGGCAAGTAGAAAcaacaaatagtgttgagcAGCTGAAGCTACTCGTTCGAGCAGGCTTGTCAAAAGCGAGCAGTAAATTGAGAAGTCAAATGCTTGTTTGAGTAGCATTTCATTAGCTCAACAGTCAATTTATCCGTTTTGTTTCTCTTTAAGGGTGTAATGCGAGTTAATAAAAGCTATGAgttattgtaatattattgctaTTTTAGAGTCTTGTACGCTCTATTTAAAGGGTTTAGATCTTCATTAGAAATCAATATATcaacttattttgaattatagtTTTTCTAAGCTAATGGATTCTAatacttattatttttcttaccAAACACTAATATTTTGCACATCAAGTCACATATATCTTTTTCAAATTTATCTTATGAGCAATTATATTACTACTTGTTTAATAAAAAAGGAACTAataaaatctaataaaattctaaatatttatgtacttaattttatgaaatatgCTTAAGCAACCTAAATAAAAGAGATGTTGTATCTCCCTTATAAGTGCAAAAGAGATTCATAACTTCATACTAACACCAATAGTGATTATAACATAATGTATTTTTAATGGGATATATTTAGGgacatttaaatttaattttattttatgagcAATTATATTACTACTTGTttatatagtggatttagtgacatttattagacacTTTaacagtataataaaaaatcatactaaagcttTTCGCGACATAGGATCTGGTGACATTTTCATAAATGCCACTAtggactatagtaacaattacatactccctccgttcttttatgatcttccactttgggtttttcacacatattaagaaagataGAATTTTTGGGttatagtgggtattattttaattaaatagtagtgtgaagtaatgattgtattgaaagtatgagagataaaataattataaataaaactaaatgaaaaaaaaattctgattttattAATGAAGAGAGAGAACTTTACATTTTGGAGGGAAACTAACAAACTTTCCAAATTAAGAAAGTTTGGAGCTTCCAGCAACAGCAACCATTAGGGGAAATTCAGCCCtccatacaaaaaaaaaaaacaaaagagtcTTGTATTGGGCATTCTATAATTACATGGATTGACATTAATTTTTCCTCAAATCTGAAATTACAagcttgtaataaaaaaaaatgactttACATATTCCTAATCACACTATATTAACAGTCCacaaaaaagtaaaacaaaatcaGTAGCCAAAACTTGTTCAAACAGCTGAAAATCAGTAGCCAAAATTCTTCAAACAACTTACAAAAATGAGTAGCCAAAACTTGTTCAAATAGCTTAAATCAGTAGCCGAAATTCTTCAAACAACTTACAAAAATCAGTAACCAAAACTTGTTCAAACAGCTCAAAATCAGTAGCCAAAATTCTTCAAACAGCTTAAAAAATCAGTAGcaaaaaattcttcaaacaGCTTACAAAAATTCTTCAATCGCATCATTAGCCTTCAATGGCTTCAGGAAGTGAAGATGAGCAACAGGGGGCTTGGTACTTTGGATCGAATTCATACGTTCCAAAGTCCAGTTCTGAATCAGAAGAAGAGCCACAGAATATGGAAGAAATAGGACCACATCAACAAAATCAGCATAAGCCAAGACTCATGAATGAGTTAAGGCAACTTATTTTCCAAGACATGTTGTCACTAAAAGTTAGTGACTTACTTCCTCATGGTACATTCAAACGCATAGCTCAAAAATACGGCTACACACATAGAACAATCCGAGATTTATGGAAATgagcaatacaaaccaaggaagcaaacaaaccatacattGTGGAATCCAAGTTCAAAAATTGTGGAAAAAAAAGAGTGGTCGTACCACCAAACTTACTTGAGTCTAGACCCATTGGCGAACACACTTGCATTAGAGATGTTGCAACATGTTTGGATTTGGCACCGTCAACGGTGTGGAGGCTGATAAAAAGAGGCGAGATAAAGACTCATTCAAATCCACTACACTCGGCTTTAACTGATGCCAACAAAATAAGGGGGGTGGAGTGGATTTTGAGCCTTATCCAAGAAGATACCATTCAAAGACACCCGATTTACAAAGTAATGTATGATTATATTCACATTGACGAgaagtggttttatttaaccaAAAAAATGCAAAGAGTTTATTTAGCACACAAAGAAAAGGTCCCATATAGGGCAACGAAGTCATCAAAGTTCATACCTAAGGCCATGTTCTTAGGGATCGTTGCTAGGCCTAGATGGAATCGTTTTGGTCAATGTACGTTTGATGGGAAAATTAGAATTTTCCCTTTTATCAATATGGTGGCAGCACAAAGAGATTCAAAGAATCGACCAAGGGGTTCAATAGAAATTAAACCAACCGAATCAGTTAATCAAGAAGTTTATAGGAGTATGCTCATACAACAATTGATTCTGACTATACTAAGAAAATGGCCAAGTGAAGGACCttccattatttttattcaacaagataatgcaagggTTCATATTATAAACGATGATCTAATATGGCAACAACACAATAGGCAAGGGGGTTTAACTTTCATTCTTACTCAACAACCTCCAAATAGTTCGGATAGTAATATTCTAGACTTGGGTTTCTTTAGGAGCATACAATCACTTATGCATAAAAAGATGCCCAAAAACATTACAGAATTAATCACAGCAGTTGAGGATGCATTCGGAGAGTTACATCCATAGACCTTAACTAATGTGTGGATCTCATTACAACACCATTTAAATgagattttaaaaattaagggGTCTAATGACTACATACAACCACACTTTGGaaagaaggttgaagaagacaatggcaGGTTAAGGATTCAAGTGAGAATCCCAACACAATTGGTTAGAGAAGCTGTAGCTTTTCTTAACCCAAACAGGGATCAGCAACAAACACAAGCATTAACAAAAAATGAGGATGCTGCAAAAGCAACAGAGATCATTCAAGAAGTTTACGATCAGGCAGTTGAAGAAACTCAAGGATGACAAACATCAAAGCCCCTcagtttattttgttcaaatcatcattaaaattgtAGCTTTAAAAACTTAGGAGCAACAATTTGTTAATCACAACCAATGTTAATGATTAGAAGTCACttcattattttacataatttcagaaaaaaaagcCCCCTGATTCTTCATAGAGGTTATGAAACCTCTCAGATTACAATttatcatcaacaaatgaagtaactaaacatgctaaaaaatcaaGTGATGGGTTATGGTTTACCAAATGCCACTCAAccaagtaatcaaagtaaatttttcaGAATTTAGAGGTTCAACAATTTGACATCACAGGGGCTTGTACACATAAAACCAGCAACAAACATCAACCCTAAAACCAGCAACATAATACCAACAGTAGAACGaaaaaaatcccaaataaaCCAGAAGAACACAATATCaacaacaacacataaaaaacaaatgaaaaaacaaacatcaaacatAAATACAAGATCATCATAATCCAGCATCAAACGACAACAGATAAAACCAGCtccaatttttcaaatttaattaacaaaaaaaaatgaaaaatcagaACAACCTTACAATCATTAAGCACGTTTTTTGGGGTTCAATTTTTACCTAGACGCAATAACATCTTCAGGAGTGTCAGGGACAACCAAATTGATGTCATCTTCTTCGAGTACCTTTTCAACAATAGGAGAAGTTGGTGGAGATTCATGATACATAGATGTGgcatcatcttcaagtaccttttGATATGCCTCAAGATGTTTTTTTGACCACCTCAAAATTTCATTGGTGTAGGAATGGGAACGACCATTGAGGGAACAAGAACACAACTCACCATAATCGCATAGACCGTCATAAAGATATGAAGGAATTGTGGAGTCACTCTTAGATTCGTTGTTTTTCATTGCAAATACTTAAAGGTTCAACAAGATGTTAATGGCGGATTCAAGAACAGGGGGCTTTAAATTTCGAACCTTTGCCAAAACAAACGAAACGAACCTCAAAATGATGAGAATAAACCGATCTACATTTTAATGCAGTTAAAATGTACTAAAAATGAAGAACACACAGGGGGGGAAAAGCCATGAAAATGGTGTtcatgaagagagagaaatgaCCTTTTAAGAGGAGGAGGAAAAAATGACCGTTCATGAAGGCAGTAGGCGTGATAATGAAAAATGCAAAGCCTAAGAAGGAGTAATAAATGTATCCGGATGATTCcaggtacattaaaagaaaagggggggttttaaggggtaaaagtgggataaaaattttctaaaaatagaaagtattctaaagtgaaagaacttatgaaactacccgttatagtaaggtggaagaacttaaaaagaacgaagggagtatgtCTCTAAAGGTCAAATAAAGTGTTACatactaaatcactttataatgaaactgaaaataaaaaccaataattattacactaaaaatattaattagggacatttttttaatgtcactaaatcttaTTTCAcgaaaagttaattttgttgtagTGAGTAATAGTTTAAATTATTACTTTCAATTTCATCTACAAAATTCatacttttattttagttattatcAGCATtcactttttttcttaaaaatcacaatttttttcctgcaattaattaattaggacAGAGagtatatatactttttttctcCAAGGCAAAACAACTTACGTATGAACAATAATGTATTTCGGACTCATTACTCTTCGTCCTCTAGAAAGAATGTCTCAAAGTCAAATTACATTCGGAGCCCCCAATTCAAAAATGAGCTAGAAAGATACGTAAAATTGGAGTCATTATCCACACACAAACTAGAACACCAATAATTGCCAAGAATctgaataaaaatatctaaaggCAGCAAGTAGTGCCTTAACTACTCAACTAAGACCTATAGTTTCGAAGACTAACTATTGAAATGTCTTAAATATAAAGATAATTAGGATGTGATAGATAAGAGAAGAGATGGGGATAGGGTTTAGGGATTAGGATGGTATTGGTATACCATCATTGTCAATTTTAGAACATCAATTTCAACTTTCTCTAGCTTGGAAGTTTCAAGGAACAAGTAAATGTGTCTTATTTCATTCTAGATTATTAGATCTTTCTTAGTGATCTTTTATATGTTGTAGAAACAAGGCAATtacttctttctttctttcttttcaactaactagtataaaaactcgtACAATACacgaaattatatatatatatatatatatatatatatatatatatatatatatatatatatatatatatatatatatatatatatatatatatatatatatatatatatatatatatatatatatatatgaaattaacCAATTACATGTTATAGTACTTTCTATGGCAAATCTAGGAAATCTTCCAACAATATTATCATAATGACTTTTTattattctcaaaataatttttgattatcatgtattttttgtttcttgatgaaatattttagaaattaaaattttaatgaagaaactttattattaatacttcaacataaaaaaacaaatatatactcTTAGAATCTTTAATCGGAAATCTTAtctaacttttaaaaatataatatttcaagaAAATGTGGTATACTATTCATATATTAAGAAATAAGTAGATGATAACTTTGGTAAGAACTATTTTATATGACAAATCACTATGAGAATATCATATGAAATTCtacagttttttttattaaattgtatgattgacttgtttatttttctctaTTCTTGCATAAAGCTTTCTTCTGCTTCATGATTGTTCCATttgatttaaatatataaaagtcGTTTTATGTCGAAGTGAAAAATTATCAAGATACGAAAGAACTTTTCTCAATGAGATTACAACTAGATGTGAACAATGAGGTGTTGACCTATTTTTAAAGGGTCAAGACtgttaatttttgtaaaggGTTAGACTTTTATTAGGCCGATCACAAAGAAAAACAGTGAATCAGATGGACTTAATATTCTAAATAAATATCTATATTATTTGTTGGAGTCGCTAATCAAAAGTGTACAAATCTATATAGTTTGTATAATAAGGGATTCAATATCATCTTAAAGAAAGTAAAAAAGGAATTGGAACATAATTTGGTCATTTTGGCTAAAAGTACATAAAAGACTATTACATAAACTTGATTGATTAAAGGCTGGGAGGCTGGAAGCTTGATACTAATAAGTATGAGGTGTCATAACTCATATTAATGACCCAACAATACAAAAATGTGACATTTTATTTCCCATTTagcaaaatgaaaagaaaagataTATGGGATGGCGTGGGTTAAATGGGTTATTGACCCGCCCCACCTCGTCAAAAGATTTATTCATCCCATTAAATATCTCTAGTTACAACTATGTATattggtttgaaaatttttgagataaaatataatttaaattaaataaatgcgTAAAATATAATTGTTTCGTTTCCCATAATACAATCGTTAAAGATAATCTTTTAAATTGTTGGGACAAATAAAATCAAGTCGATCATTGTATTAGGAGAATTTGCGGTTGATTCGCAGCCTCAAAGGAAAAGTAAACCTTTCTTGTTGTTAACCTTATACCTTTTCTGTTCTATTATACttactacatttgactttttacgtaattcaatgtgttattttgctTCTTTAAATTATACacgtttaaaaattataaaaaattcatattatgaaagtatgtgattagaagattcaaagaaaatcacacttcattatatttttacttacatattagatgcaatataaaaaataaaattaaacgaTAAATAGTGCCTAAAAtcaatatatagcaaatatttcaaaatagaGAAAATACATCATGTTTGGGCCCACACATGACTTTACGTCATACCTACAAAGACGTAAGTCATGTAGAGTCCCCGGTTTTGGTTTTGTCATTCCATAAATTTGTAATGGGAATAATTTTATGTATTGAGTCATGACATAATAGAATTATTTCGGGTgaaatttagttttaaatttattaaatgggaaaaataatgtttattgtATGCCTCGGTGGAAACATTCATGTGTTTAAGTACAGAGCTGTCCAATCTAATTCCATAAAGTTGAATGCAATGGAATATGGTTAAAGGTGGTTGAAGATGGTTAAAAGGGGTTGAAGATCTTCAAATGAacctacaaaataaacaaaagttaCTAACCCGGAGGCGGCATCTTAAAAATCACTTTCAATGCTTAAGTCAAATGGAGGTTGAATGTGAAtatgaaaatgaaattaattagAGATCATAGAGGAAAACTTATTTCATTAGGATCTTTTGTGAGTACTTATAGTAGTTGGATTTGTACTGATAATGAAATTTATTGGATCAACTTTATGACTGATAATTGATAAAATAGACTGATACGTAACCTGAAATTAGGCTTAAATGTGTCATTGACTCTCTTTGACTTGAACTTGACCAAATCATCGGCTTTTTTTTGACTAAGCTAACAGACCCAGTAATAAATGGGACTTTGGGCCCAAAACAAGAACTTTGTTTGCTTATAAGTAAAGGGTAATGATATTTACATCCCCAAATTctctttattattaataatttaaaatttttaaaagaatttaatttaaaaattgaaaaacaattaatgttttatataaTTACTTTAACTTTTCGAGAAAGAATAAaggataaaataattaaatattattaaatgtttatattttcaaattaaaaataatattaaattatataaattgacTGAATATATCATTTtccatatataaaaaatttcaaatttatatgtgaattttaaccattttgcCAGATTTATGTTGATCTGGtttcttatttgatttggaTATTTACAAAGTTTTTGCATTGATCAAATCCAATATAATCTAACTTAGTAATTGTGTTTTAAAATTGGAAGTGAACTTGGCCGGTTTCAATTAAGTAACGAAACCTGAGTGAAAAATTAAGTGGACATAAATTTAGACATTaaacttagcaaagtacaataAAGACAAATGTTTAATCTCTTGAGTATTCGTTATTATTATATACTTCATTACTTACatgaaaagaaagttaaaagTCACCAAACAGTTTTTGttattgcattatttatttattacagTGGCGGACctaagatttaaaatatagGAATGATTTAAAATATAGGAATGCGAGTTTAATTAAAGCGTTTTGATTCTTATTAACAAGTAAAACAAACTTTAAAAACAACATATATAAAGTAAAACGTAGACAAAACTTAACTGACTTGTTACAAGAATTAACAATAGAACATTTCttgatgatttttaattttattcatgaataatcaatgaaatCATAcacaaatataaatacaaattgTAATTCTAAAttgaaattatcataattttaagcaaataaaattgaaattatcataatttaaagcaaataAAAGTGAAATTGTCATAATTTTAAGCAAATCTAAATTCTAATTCATGAACAAATATTACCCAAACCATacacaaataaaattgaaattatcataatttatagcaaattatAACCAAATCAAATCATACTCAAATTGACAATATACAAAACTTTATTAAGGAAACTGAGTCGAAAACTAGAAGAATTAAGAAAACTGAATAATCATTAATTTTCTTCCTTTAATAGTCATTAATTGTAACTGCTCTCATAAAGCATAATTTACGTTCAagcaataaattattattagttaATTTTGTGGCTTAGTGATATTGAAGTGGGATTAATTATTCACATCCATCAAGTCACGAGATCGAGCCCTAAGAATaacttttttggaatttttttaatgGGGTTGCATCATCACCTTAACTAGGTCCACTTATGAATTGTATATCAATTATatgttttcatatgttcttctcaaatagaatttatgaaTTTAGTGTCAAATTTTTGACTATAAATTCTCATCGATCTATacgaaaaaacatattcatgtgggatcttaataaattcgtcttaatatatattttctaaatattaactttttagaatttttaaaagcttacgattaaaataatttatgtgaaaaaaataaataggaagaAGATATGAAAATAGATTACTATATAAGATTTGTAATGTTAGTATGCTGCAATTACTTTGTTACATTATTTACAATTACGTTAAATTTGAGCAAAGAAAATTGTCATTTAGAAATGAGGATTAAAAGCTGCTCAAGTGAATATATACACGTCTTAAcatgaaaattgaattttattttaactaaaaaaacattacttttataaaaaagttttaaatttaaggaaaaattacctagaataattcaacctttattcaattttcttacaataattccaactattaatcatgaataattcgAATTTTGAGAAAAATTTGTCAAGAGAATAACACAATGACCCGCAATCTCTTATAGcaggtaattttttttgaaaaaaaaagttaaactaaaattaaattagaaaaaataaaagaaactaaaaaagaattgaaaagaTAACTACCCAACCACTTCCCCACCGCCACCCCCTCCTCCACCACATCTTCTTTCCCTTCCCCTCCCAAACTTCCACCACTCCAACACATCTCCCTGCTCCTTCCAACCTGCCACCACCCTGTCCCCTCTCTAACAGCCATTACCCACAACCACTCATTTGCACCTACCCAACAAccttaatttaaaaattgtagTGGTTGTGCTTAGACTACACCGGAACTAAAGTCGGAGGCTAGTGGGGAAGGAAGGGTGGTAGTAGAGTGGGGGAAGGAAGGTAACTAACAGACATGGGAGGAGGGTAATTAGCAGgtatgttaaattttttttaatttttttttaatttttgttattttattttaatttttttgttgatttatgTACGAAAACTAGTTAGAAGTTGCATAACAACATTTTTAGGCAAATGacctaataatttaaattattcataattaattaataattgaaattattataaaaaaatcaaataaatattaaattattctaagtaaattCTCCAAAATTTAATTATCACCTATCTTTGCACTCCATCAGCATATCCTCTAACTAAAAAAGTCTACCCTTCTAGAGAAGACATTAGACACTAACAGTTGTTGCCGGGTTTGCATTTCTCACTCGATTTAAGAAGTTGGTGTGGATTGCAATCCCATATCCAAATTATATTCACTTcgttttcatatatattttcattaaaatattttacataaaaaaataatgtttttaagagatgtaaaaaataaaatgtttgtACGAAATAtcatttgaatcattttatgtcATATTTgggaattattattttacttgaaaatttaaaattggcttaaatttattatttggcaaataaaaattttcaaatttaaatttagatcaaatttcaccattatttttaaattagttgaAGTTGAGAATAACTAcctaaaccttgtcattctcaaatttctttatttatgattttataattgaaatttataatttaaaataaaatacttgtttctaaatattatatttaatgtataattttataaatggacaaatataaaatattggTAGCCAACATTGGAGTTACCTATTGACTTGAAAATATGATTCACGAGAAACGTTATCTCAATTATCACCAACCAGTTTTCTACTGGGAAGAGGGCAACATGGACGTTGCCTCATCTCCTCAATTGGTAAATAACCTATCACTAAGTAATATACATCAACaaaataagaattaaattaccaataataaatatattttatttgtctatCAACGATGGATAGTATTTATTCAATTAACTATGTTTTTTGGGATAAAATGTagactaaattaaataaaaaaaatatcatcttGACTAATGAATTCATAAGGAAAATATAAACTCTTGATGTGATGATTGAAAGTCAAGCACTTCTTGTATTAACTCAACTTTCTTTTcgagacaaataaaaaaattaaaaaatgtaaataaatttgtaaagaaTGATAATGGTATGGGGTGCACATAACACAATATCCGATTGATCGTAGTAAATGGAATGAAGATGAAAATATACGTAGGTGATGAGAATATGAATAATCATTCGCCATGAATAATGTGTGGATGCTAATTATAAAAGATTTTAATTGATATGGATACGAGAGACGTGTATCTGCACTCGTCTGCCTATATGTTAAATTA
The sequence above is drawn from the Amaranthus tricolor cultivar Red isolate AtriRed21 chromosome 5, ASM2621246v1, whole genome shotgun sequence genome and encodes:
- the LOC130813569 gene encoding uncharacterized protein LOC130813569 — translated: MASGSEDEQQGAWYFGSNSYVPKSSSESEEEPQNMEEIGPHQQNQHKPRLMNELRQLIFQDMLSLKEANKPYIVESKFKNCGKKRVVVPPNLLESRPIGEHTCIRDVATCLDLAPSTVWRLIKRGEIKTHSNPLHSALTDANKIRGVEWILSLIQEDTIQRHPIYKVMYDYIHIDEKWFYLTKKMQRVYLAHKEKVPYRATKSSKFIPKAMFLGIVARPRWNRFGQCTFDGKIRIFPFINMVAAQRDSKNRPRGSIEIKPTESVNQEVYRSMLIQQLILTILRKWPSEGPSIIFIQQDNARVHIINDDLIWQQHNRQGGLTFILTQQPPNSSDSNILDLGFFRSIQSLMHKKMPKNITELITAVEDAFGELHP